AGGTGTGTGTGATGCGTGTTCAGGTGTGCAGATGTGCACAGCCGCGTTCAGGTGTGTGTGATGcgtgtgcaggtgtgtgtgatGCGTGTTCAGGTGTGCAGATGTGCACAGCCGCGTTCAGGTGTGTGTGATGCGTGTTCAGGTGTGTGTGATGcgtgtgcaggtgtgtgtgatgcgtgtgcaggtgtgtgtgatgtgtgtgcaggtgtgtgtgatGCATGTTCAGGTGTGTGTGATGCGTGTTCAGGCGCGCAGCTGTGCACAGCCGTGTGCTCGCTCCATGTGCGAGCGCTCCCTGTCCCGTTCCCACCCCGCTGTGACCCCGCTGTCGCTGTCGCAGCCATGGCCCCGCGCCGGCCGCCGCTGCTGTTGGTGGCCTGCGCTGTGGtggcgctgctgccgctgcgGCCCCGCGCGGCCCCGGCCCAGCCCGCCTACCCCGGCGACGACGCGCCCGTGGAGGACCTGCTGCGCTTCTACAACGACCTGCAGCAGTACCTGAACGTCGTCACGCGCCCGCGgtgagcagggcccagggctgcccatCCTGATGGGCTCCCTGTCGCGACACACCCCCTATCGCGACGTGCTCCCCTTCGCGACACACCCCCTATCGCGACGTGCTCCCCATCCCGATGTGCTCCCACCACGGCGTGCTTCTCTTCGTGAcaccatccccatcccagtgcgCTCCCTGTCATGACATGCTCCCTGTTGTGACACACTCCCTATCCCAATGCACTCCCTGTCGTGACACACTCCCTGTCATGACACACTCCCTGTCGTGACATGCTCCCTGTCGTGACACGTTCCCTATCCCAATGCACTCCCTGTGGTGACACGCTCCCTGTTGTGACACACTCCCTGTCATGACACACTCCCTGTCGTGACGCGCTCCCTGTCCCGATGCGCTCCCTGTCCTGATGCACTCCCTGTCATGACATGCTCCCTGTCGTGACACACTCCCTATCCCAATGCACTCCCTGTGGTGACATGCTCCCTGTTGTGACACACTCCCTGTCATGACACACTCCCTGTCATGACGCACTCCCTGTCGTGACACACTCCCCATCCCAATGCACTCCCTGTCGTGACACACTCCTCATCTCAATGCACTCCCTGTCATGACACGCTCCCCATCCCAATGCATTCCCTGTCATGACACGCTCCCTGTCGTGACACGCTCCCCATATCAATGCGTTCCCTGTCGTGACATGTTCCCATCTCAATGCACTCCCTGTTGTGACACGCTCCCTATCCCAATGCGTTCCCTGTCATGACACGCTCCCTGTCGTGACATGCTCCCCATCCCAATGTGTTCCCTGTCGTGACGCGCTCCCCATCCCAATGCACTCCCTGTCGTGACACGCTCCCTGTCGTGACACGCTCCCCATCACGAGGTGCTCCCTGTCCCACACTCCCCATCACCACCCGCTCCCCGTCGCGCCCCTCTCCCTGTCGGGACTTCTCGATTCAGGGTGGCCCCAGCTCGTCCCTGACGTGCTCTGGCTCGGTGATTTCCGAAGGTTGAACAAACGCTTTCCTGAGCTGGGTTATATCAACTAATGCTatattaaaactacactaaagagACACTGCACTCAGAAGATACTACAGAAAAACCCTGTGTCTGATACTAcagacacagctttgacccaaTCAACCCAAACAACAATCAGCAGAATCCAATTAGCAAATCTCTCTGGGTGAGCAATCTCTGTAACACATTCCACGTGTGCCAAACAGCGGGAGCAGCAAGTagagataagaacagttttcttctctgagcttctcCCAGCCTTCCCCAGAAATCCTGGGACAAAGGGCGATGTCTCTGTCccttcagagaatgtgaatgccacagggACGCTCTCCCCGtggtgtgtcactgtcaccttgTCCCCTAACGCGTCCCCGTTGCAGGTACGGCAAGCGGGCAGGTGGGCGAGCGCTGGGCCAGGAGCCCCTGGGAGCCCcgggctgctgagccccaggtgaggggctggggggtcgGAGGAGCCCCCCACGGCTCCCCCCACGGCTCCCCCCACGTGTCCCCCCGGCCTCAGGGTCCCCACGGGGATAGCCTGGGGGAAAGGGGGGCTCTGGGCCGGGGGAATTCAGAGGGAGGCCCTGAGGGTGGCAGAGTGGGGGACGTGGGActggggggacctgggggggtTCTCAGGGTGGGGGATGTGGGACCGGGGGGATCGGGGGGCCACTGAAGGTGTCAGGGTGGGGGTGTAGGACCGGGGGAGTCTctgtggggagggggacacgATGTGACCACCCTCCCCCCTTTTGTTtcagggacactgccagggctgagtGGGTGAAGAAGCCCAGGGGGTGcagcccccccacccccgctGCACCCCCGGCCCCCCCAGAGCCAACACTGTGGGGCCGGGACAGACCCCCAGCAATAAAACCCCCCCTGCAGCCACCACCTGTCCTGCCTCtacctgctggggacactggggacactggggacagtggctggGGGGAATGGGAgtactggggacactgggggtgtTACAGACACTGAGTCTGGGGACCGTGGTgatgctggggacagagggggtgacggtggctctgggggtgctggggacatgggacaccGAGGCACTGAGGGTGTCGGTGACACCGAGTGGCTGTagctggggaccctggggtgCTGTgactgggggctctggggacaccgagtggctgtggctggggacacaggggtgcTGTGACGGGGGACTCTGGGGACACCgagtggctgtggctggggacactgggggtgcTGTGACTGAGGACTCTGGGGTTGCTGTGACTGGGGACTCTGGGGACACCGAGTGGCTgtgactggggacactggggttgCTGTGACTGGGGACTCTGGGGACACCgagtggctgtggctggggacactggggtgctGTGACTGGGgactctggggacactgaggtgctgtGACTGGGGACTCTGGGGACACCgagtggctgtggctggggacacagggggtgCTGGCATTGTGGACACGCCTACGCGGCCGTCCCAGTGCCTGTCGCtgtcgctgtccctgtccccgtccgCTCGGTGCCAGTCGCGCGTGTCCCGCCGCTCTGCCGCGATGCCGGCGGCCGCCCCCGCCTCGGTCACCGGTGAGCGCGCGCGCGCGCCGGGCGGGGCTGGCACGCGCACACTCGCGGGCACGCGCGCGTGcaaacacccccccccccccccccccgcttcGTGCACGCTCGGGGTGGCAGGGTCGTG
This genomic stretch from Haemorhous mexicanus isolate bHaeMex1 chromosome 28, bHaeMex1.pri, whole genome shotgun sequence harbors:
- the LOC132339336 gene encoding pancreatic polypeptide-like, whose amino-acid sequence is MAPRRPPLLLVACAVVALLPLRPRAAPAQPAYPGDDAPVEDLLRFYNDLQQYLNVVTRPRYGKRAGGRALGQEPLGAPGC